A region of Paenibacillus sp. 37 DNA encodes the following proteins:
- a CDS encoding bifunctional metallophosphatase/5'-nucleotidase, with protein MTSINHTASLDILFTSDLHGAIRPIHYNTNAYRPAGLALLASLIRKERERAPELMLVDNGDLLQGSPLASYAASKGTAEGHHPFITVLNELGYDAAVMGNHEFNYGQNLLRGAVEASNFPWLSANIVKNEHPDVPAFGPPYLIKTLSTGVKIALLGATTHYIPNWEHPKNIEGLQFLDALETIRAWVNYIREHEQPDVMVVSYHGGFESDLETGEPTERLTGENQGYAICRDIEGIDVLLTGHQHRQLTANIHGVTVIQPGFSGNGAGHVSVQLEQSSGGKWQITDKKARLLLLDEHHEVEPDATVMKLTDDLETEAQAWLDQSIGEVAGDLSITNATALRLKAHPFIAFVHQVQMEATGAQLSNTAMLSEEARGFGSHITVRDVLSNFIYPNTLTVLELSGQDIREALEQTARYFEVNASGEVAVNPAYMEPKPQHYNYDMWAGMEYELDISQPVGSRVVKLEREGKPMDMNGMYSVVMNSYRAAGGGDYAMYPGKKVLHEGATDMAALVEDYIRRHQPLKVEQADNWKVIGS; from the coding sequence ATGACATCCATAAACCATACGGCAAGCTTGGACATTCTGTTCACCAGTGATCTGCACGGGGCCATCCGCCCCATTCATTACAATACCAACGCTTACCGCCCGGCTGGACTTGCCCTGCTGGCTTCCCTGATTCGTAAGGAACGTGAACGTGCACCTGAATTGATGCTGGTGGATAACGGGGATCTGCTGCAAGGATCACCCTTGGCCTCTTATGCAGCTTCAAAAGGAACTGCTGAGGGTCACCATCCTTTTATTACAGTACTGAATGAACTCGGTTATGATGCTGCGGTGATGGGAAATCACGAGTTTAACTATGGTCAGAATCTGTTGCGTGGAGCAGTTGAAGCTTCCAATTTCCCTTGGCTGTCTGCCAATATTGTAAAAAATGAGCATCCAGACGTACCTGCCTTCGGTCCTCCGTATCTAATCAAAACATTGTCTACGGGTGTCAAAATTGCCCTGTTGGGCGCAACTACGCATTACATTCCAAACTGGGAGCATCCAAAAAATATTGAGGGGTTACAGTTCCTTGATGCCTTGGAGACTATCCGTGCATGGGTTAACTATATACGCGAGCATGAACAACCAGATGTAATGGTTGTCAGTTATCATGGCGGATTTGAGAGTGATCTGGAGACAGGAGAACCCACCGAACGGTTAACTGGAGAAAATCAAGGATATGCCATCTGCCGGGACATCGAAGGCATCGATGTGTTGCTTACCGGACACCAGCATCGTCAGCTTACCGCTAATATTCATGGTGTAACCGTCATTCAGCCGGGCTTCAGTGGAAATGGTGCGGGGCATGTCTCCGTTCAGTTGGAACAATCATCGGGCGGCAAGTGGCAGATTACAGATAAGAAGGCTCGGTTGTTACTTCTGGATGAACATCATGAGGTTGAACCTGATGCAACCGTCATGAAACTGACAGATGATCTGGAAACTGAGGCACAAGCATGGCTTGATCAATCCATTGGCGAGGTGGCCGGGGATTTATCCATCACCAATGCTACGGCTCTGCGACTCAAGGCACATCCATTCATTGCTTTTGTACATCAAGTGCAGATGGAAGCCACTGGAGCGCAGCTCTCCAATACCGCCATGCTGAGTGAAGAAGCTCGCGGTTTCGGGAGTCACATCACCGTTCGAGACGTGTTATCCAACTTCATCTATCCTAATACTCTGACGGTGCTGGAGCTGAGTGGTCAGGATATCCGGGAGGCACTGGAACAAACGGCTCGTTACTTTGAAGTGAATGCTTCTGGTGAGGTGGCAGTCAATCCGGCTTATATGGAACCCAAACCCCAACATTATAATTACGATATGTGGGCTGGCATGGAATACGAGCTGGATATCTCCCAACCTGTAGGCAGTCGAGTTGTGAAGTTAGAACGTGAGGGCAAGCCAATGGACATGAATGGCATGTACTCTGTGGTGATGAACAGCTACCGCGCTGCTGGCGGCGGGGATTATGCGATGTATCCAGGAAAAAAGGTACTGCATGAAGGTGCCACGGACATGGCCGCACTGGTGGAGGATTACATCCGCAGACACCAGCCGTTAAAAGTGGAGCAGGCGGATAACTGGAAAGTTATTGGAAGTTAA
- a CDS encoding phosphate/phosphite/phosphonate ABC transporter substrate-binding protein, translating to MEGVRLKKSALFLPLLILVLFLSACGSSSSTTGSANGDNASSNASGTSTAETEKAVEGYVPTELTVQFVPSQNADTLEAKAKPLEKLLGDKLGIPVKVSVSTDYNTIIEAMASNKVDVGFLPPTAYVLAKEKGAAQVILQAQRFGVNDETGAPTEQLADSYKSMFIVKKDSPIQSIEDLKGKKVAYQNVTSSAGYVWPAGLLLDRGIDPLKDVTPVTLKGHDQGVIAVLNGDVDAAAIFQDARNTVAKDYPTVFEDTRVLAFTEPIPNDTIAVRTDMNADWTAKIKQAFIDIGKDTEGHQIIKEIYTHEGYVESDDSKFEIVRQYGEKVKGE from the coding sequence TTGGAGGGTGTTCGTTTGAAGAAGTCTGCTTTATTTTTACCATTGTTGATTTTGGTTCTGTTTCTGAGTGCTTGTGGGTCTAGTAGTAGTACAACAGGTTCGGCTAACGGGGATAATGCGAGTTCGAATGCATCCGGTACGTCTACGGCAGAGACAGAGAAAGCTGTCGAAGGTTATGTACCAACGGAATTGACGGTTCAATTTGTTCCTTCCCAGAATGCAGATACGCTTGAAGCCAAAGCGAAACCGCTGGAGAAGCTGCTTGGTGACAAACTGGGCATTCCGGTAAAAGTCAGCGTATCCACCGACTACAACACAATTATTGAAGCAATGGCTTCCAACAAAGTAGACGTAGGTTTCTTGCCTCCGACAGCTTATGTACTGGCTAAAGAAAAAGGCGCTGCACAAGTTATTTTGCAAGCACAACGTTTTGGTGTAAATGATGAGACAGGTGCTCCAACAGAGCAACTGGCAGATTCATATAAATCCATGTTTATCGTGAAAAAAGACTCACCGATTCAATCCATCGAAGACCTTAAAGGTAAAAAAGTGGCTTACCAAAACGTAACGTCTTCCGCAGGTTATGTATGGCCAGCAGGTCTGTTGCTCGACAGAGGGATTGATCCATTGAAAGATGTAACACCTGTAACGTTGAAAGGTCATGACCAGGGTGTTATCGCTGTATTGAACGGTGACGTTGATGCGGCAGCTATCTTCCAAGATGCCCGCAACACGGTAGCCAAAGACTATCCGACTGTATTTGAAGATACACGTGTACTGGCGTTCACTGAGCCTATTCCTAACGATACCATTGCCGTTCGTACAGACATGAATGCCGATTGGACTGCGAAGATCAAACAAGCCTTCATCGATATCGGTAAAGATACGGAAGGTCACCAGATCATCAAAGAAATCTATACGCATGAAGGTTATGTAGAGTCCGATGATAGCAAGTTTGAGATCGTTCGCCAGTACGGCGAAAAAGTGAAAGGTGAATAA
- the phnC gene encoding phosphonate ABC transporter ATP-binding protein — MIELHNVTKTYANGTKGLDNINLKFEQGEFIAVVGLSGAGKSTLLRSINRLHDISEGEILINGSSITKAQGKRLRMIRRDIGMIFQSFNLVKRSSVLRNVLAGRVGYHSTMRTILGRFPKEDIELAFTALDRVNISEKAYSRADQLSGGQQQRVAIARVLAQEAKIILADEPVASLDPLTTKQVMDDLKRINQDLGITTIVNLHFIDLAREYATRIVGLRAGEVVFDGPVEEATDERFAEIYGRPILADELLDKQAVHEQGEVVV, encoded by the coding sequence ATGATTGAGCTTCATAACGTTACCAAAACTTACGCTAACGGCACCAAAGGCCTGGATAATATTAATCTGAAATTTGAGCAGGGTGAATTCATTGCTGTAGTGGGTCTGTCCGGTGCGGGTAAATCAACGCTCCTACGCTCCATTAACCGACTGCACGACATTAGTGAGGGCGAGATTCTGATTAACGGAAGTTCCATCACAAAGGCGCAAGGCAAACGGCTACGTATGATCAGACGTGACATCGGCATGATCTTCCAGAGTTTCAATCTGGTGAAACGGTCCAGTGTACTTCGTAATGTACTCGCTGGACGTGTTGGATATCATTCCACCATGCGTACCATTCTGGGACGTTTTCCAAAAGAGGATATTGAACTGGCATTCACTGCGCTGGATCGTGTGAATATTTCGGAGAAAGCCTATTCCCGTGCAGATCAGCTATCGGGTGGACAACAACAGCGTGTGGCTATTGCCCGTGTACTGGCACAGGAAGCAAAAATTATTCTGGCCGACGAACCGGTTGCTTCACTCGACCCGCTTACAACGAAGCAGGTCATGGATGACCTGAAACGCATCAATCAAGACCTAGGGATTACCACGATCGTCAACCTTCACTTTATTGATCTGGCGAGAGAGTATGCGACCCGTATTGTCGGATTGAGAGCAGGCGAGGTCGTATTCGACGGTCCGGTGGAAGAGGCAACGGATGAGCGCTTTGCAGAAATATACGGCAGACCGATTCTGGCTGACGAATTGTTGGACAAGCAGGCTGTGCATGAGCAGGGAGAAGTTGTGGTATGA
- the phnE gene encoding phosphonate ABC transporter, permease protein PhnE yields MKGQSNVPFQNSGGVGKEPGSSPAQVVNRPKPPGRTKHLLTLVIILLLLWASAKQTDASFTELFEGFPNMLDLLKEMFPPRWSYFDNIVQGMLETIRMALIGTTIGAIIAIPISIICAGNLMPSRWIYYPARFLLNLIRTVPDLLLAALFVAVFGLGPIPGILALAVFSIGLIAKLTYETLETIDQGPLEAMTAVGMNRIQLIVYGVVPQLAAQFTSYVLYAFEINIRAAAILGLVGAGGIGLYYEATLGFLEYDKTSVIILFTLVIVLVIDYVSTKLREKLL; encoded by the coding sequence ATGAAGGGGCAGTCCAACGTTCCATTTCAGAATTCAGGCGGAGTGGGGAAGGAACCCGGTTCCAGCCCGGCTCAGGTTGTGAATCGCCCAAAACCGCCTGGGCGTACGAAACATCTGCTCACCTTAGTTATCATTCTGCTCTTATTGTGGGCAAGTGCGAAACAGACGGATGCCAGCTTTACGGAGTTGTTTGAAGGTTTTCCCAACATGTTGGATCTGCTGAAGGAGATGTTCCCACCCCGGTGGAGTTACTTTGATAATATCGTGCAAGGCATGCTGGAAACGATCCGAATGGCCCTGATTGGAACTACCATAGGTGCGATTATTGCGATCCCGATCTCGATCATCTGTGCCGGTAACTTGATGCCAAGTCGCTGGATCTACTATCCGGCGCGCTTTCTGCTGAACCTGATTCGGACCGTGCCAGATCTGTTGCTTGCTGCTTTGTTCGTTGCTGTATTTGGTTTGGGGCCCATCCCCGGAATCTTGGCACTGGCTGTGTTCTCGATAGGTCTGATCGCGAAGCTGACGTATGAGACACTGGAAACCATTGATCAGGGGCCGCTGGAAGCGATGACGGCTGTGGGTATGAACCGGATTCAGCTCATTGTATATGGCGTGGTGCCGCAACTGGCTGCCCAGTTCACATCCTATGTGCTGTATGCCTTCGAAATTAATATACGTGCCGCTGCCATTCTGGGACTGGTGGGAGCCGGAGGAATTGGACTCTACTATGAGGCAACACTTGGATTCCTGGAGTATGACAAGACCAGCGTAATCATTCTGTTTACCCTTGTCATTGTTCTGGTCATTGATTATGTAAGTACTAAGCTGCGGGAGAAATTGCTATGA
- the phnE gene encoding phosphonate ABC transporter, permease protein PhnE — MMKNETSRIRPKPRKNPLRWVIVLLLILVYVWALAGVPFTGFKETAAQIMKAIVAGIFSPDWDFVYLPEGEDLLRGLLDTLAISVLGTVISAVLCIPFAFWSARNMSGHRSISGAGKMVLSFIRTFPEIIMALLFIKAVGPGSFAGVLALGLHSIGMLGKLYADEVENIDYGPSEALLASGANRMQQLWFAILPQVMPGFLNYTLYRFEINVRSATILGVIGAGGIGTPLIFALSTRNWPRVGIILLGIIVMITIIDLISGYIRKKLV, encoded by the coding sequence ATGATGAAAAATGAAACAAGCCGCATCCGGCCTAAACCACGGAAGAACCCGCTACGCTGGGTTATTGTATTACTGCTGATCCTTGTGTATGTCTGGGCGCTTGCTGGTGTACCGTTTACTGGTTTCAAGGAAACCGCTGCTCAGATTATGAAGGCCATTGTAGCCGGGATTTTCTCACCGGATTGGGATTTTGTATATTTGCCTGAGGGGGAAGACCTGCTGCGAGGACTGCTGGATACACTGGCGATTTCCGTGCTGGGCACCGTAATCTCGGCTGTGCTCTGTATTCCGTTTGCCTTTTGGTCTGCCCGTAACATGAGTGGGCATCGTTCCATCTCGGGTGCAGGTAAAATGGTACTGAGCTTTATCCGCACGTTCCCTGAGATTATCATGGCCTTGTTGTTCATCAAGGCAGTAGGTCCCGGATCGTTTGCAGGGGTACTCGCCCTTGGATTGCACTCTATAGGCATGTTAGGCAAATTGTACGCAGATGAAGTTGAAAATATCGACTATGGTCCATCTGAGGCGCTGCTCGCCTCCGGAGCCAATCGTATGCAGCAGTTGTGGTTTGCCATCCTGCCGCAGGTTATGCCTGGATTCCTGAACTATACGTTGTATCGTTTCGAGATTAATGTACGTTCCGCGACTATACTGGGTGTAATCGGAGCAGGGGGAATTGGTACACCGCTGATCTTTGCACTCAGCACCCGGAACTGGCCGCGAGTAGGTATAATCCTGTTGGGTATTATCGTGATGATCACGATCATCGACTTGATCTCGGGGTATATTCGTAAGAAGTTGGTATAG
- a CDS encoding DUF5689 domain-containing protein, protein MRGVFLKSLLALSMALPLQIGLWNGDASVHAEGPTDPAPFIQAKVVNQNAGKKVLFDNSHGQTAGAADWVIDGGFSDFGNALANDGYYVKELRKTTPFTYDDLKEYNVFVIAEPQIPFKTSEQAALKQYVETGGSIFFVGDHYNADRNKNRWDGSEVINGYRRGAFEDPAKGMSTDERNSEAMQNITSSDWLSDNFGVRFRYNALGDINANIVVPADQAFGITEGVSGVAMHAGSTLAITDPEKAKGIVYLPKTNAKWNNAVDQGVYNGGGIEEGPYVAVSKLGAGKAAFIGDSSPVEDASPKYLREETGTRKTTYDGFKEADDAVLLVNTVNWLATQENYTDFTQVNGLELDTATALLPFEEPAASTEPQAEPWAAPAAGYKWYDRSTFKAGSYGGPASSANASYSFVKQDTLPNAEDFQIRVVVENMAPNTTVSGYSAGIYLTGGTQVAMIQNESGTWPTSYGYSSTFSVTSDSQGRGIKDLNVRIKPGTTGAASLRLRLNGSNLITNAVTVGNVPAEQLPEEEGPIPAAITVAEARTKAVGTTVTIEGVVTTEPGAFGGQAFYLQDETAGIYVFQHTSGFHAGDKVKVTAATTIYNSEFELTDIVSIEKTGTASVPAPIEVTAITDANQGQLIQLKNVTIENIISATPVGSFEFDAVAADGTSTHIRVDTRTGVTETSFPYAAGDKIDITGVSAIFKDVYQLKPRSLNDFVPAEEQGGGEVPSTPAAGAPGKPVLSSDNGYTTGLFEGSYNVSMNLWWGENGSEYKLYENGVLIDTQKLSAASPSAQSSKTAITGKANGTYTYVAELTNDKGTTRSDVLTVQVTNAAPGKATLSQNNWDGDGNYNVSMNLWWGTNATEYRLYENDVLIDTQTLKAATPASQSATTELSGRANGTYTYRAELINAAGVTSTETITVQVTKALPLAS, encoded by the coding sequence ATGCGAGGAGTATTTTTAAAATCACTCCTGGCATTGTCCATGGCTTTGCCGCTTCAGATCGGATTATGGAACGGAGATGCATCGGTTCATGCGGAAGGACCGACAGACCCGGCACCGTTCATCCAGGCAAAGGTTGTGAACCAAAATGCAGGTAAAAAAGTATTGTTCGACAACTCTCACGGCCAAACGGCTGGAGCTGCAGACTGGGTCATTGATGGAGGTTTCTCCGACTTCGGGAATGCACTCGCGAATGATGGTTATTATGTCAAAGAACTTCGCAAGACAACTCCATTTACCTATGATGATCTGAAAGAGTATAACGTATTCGTTATTGCAGAGCCTCAAATTCCTTTCAAAACATCCGAACAAGCAGCACTCAAACAATATGTTGAAACGGGTGGCAGCATCTTCTTTGTTGGAGATCACTATAATGCTGACCGTAACAAAAACCGCTGGGATGGCTCTGAAGTCATCAACGGCTATCGTCGGGGAGCATTCGAAGATCCGGCCAAAGGCATGAGCACAGATGAGCGTAATTCTGAAGCGATGCAAAATATAACCAGTTCGGACTGGTTGTCCGATAACTTCGGCGTACGATTCCGCTATAACGCACTTGGCGATATCAATGCCAATATCGTTGTACCGGCAGATCAAGCCTTCGGCATCACAGAAGGGGTGTCGGGTGTAGCCATGCACGCAGGTTCAACACTCGCAATCACTGATCCGGAAAAGGCAAAAGGTATTGTTTACTTGCCAAAAACCAACGCAAAATGGAATAACGCGGTAGACCAAGGTGTCTACAACGGTGGCGGGATCGAAGAAGGTCCTTATGTGGCTGTATCCAAGCTGGGTGCAGGTAAAGCTGCCTTCATCGGTGACTCCTCTCCAGTAGAAGATGCATCGCCAAAATACTTGCGTGAAGAGACAGGCACACGCAAAACGACTTATGATGGTTTTAAAGAAGCTGATGATGCCGTATTGCTCGTGAACACGGTGAACTGGCTTGCTACACAAGAGAACTACACGGACTTCACTCAAGTAAACGGACTTGAACTGGATACAGCTACAGCGCTGTTGCCATTCGAAGAGCCGGCTGCTTCTACAGAACCACAGGCTGAACCTTGGGCCGCACCTGCTGCCGGATACAAGTGGTACGATCGTTCCACGTTCAAGGCTGGTTCTTACGGCGGCCCTGCATCTAGCGCAAATGCTTCTTACAGCTTCGTGAAACAGGATACGCTTCCGAATGCAGAAGACTTCCAGATTCGTGTCGTTGTGGAGAACATGGCTCCAAACACAACCGTATCCGGTTATAGTGCTGGTATCTATCTGACTGGCGGAACACAGGTAGCCATGATTCAGAATGAAAGTGGTACTTGGCCGACATCGTACGGTTACAGCTCCACATTCAGTGTAACCTCGGATAGCCAAGGTCGCGGGATCAAAGATCTGAATGTACGTATCAAACCGGGTACAACTGGCGCTGCGAGCTTGCGTCTGCGTCTGAACGGCAGTAACCTGATCACCAATGCCGTGACTGTTGGCAATGTGCCAGCTGAACAGCTTCCGGAAGAAGAAGGACCGATTCCAGCAGCGATTACCGTTGCTGAAGCACGCACCAAAGCTGTCGGTACTACCGTAACCATCGAAGGTGTTGTAACGACAGAACCAGGTGCATTCGGTGGACAAGCCTTTTATCTTCAAGATGAAACTGCCGGAATCTACGTATTCCAGCATACTAGCGGCTTCCATGCTGGTGACAAGGTGAAAGTAACAGCAGCAACAACCATCTATAACAGCGAGTTCGAGCTTACCGATATCGTTTCGATTGAGAAAACAGGTACGGCTTCCGTACCTGCTCCAATCGAGGTTACTGCAATTACAGATGCGAACCAAGGTCAACTGATTCAATTGAAAAATGTAACGATCGAGAATATCATCAGTGCTACACCAGTTGGATCTTTTGAATTCGACGCGGTAGCAGCAGATGGAACAAGCACACATATCCGTGTAGATACCCGTACAGGTGTGACGGAGACTTCCTTCCCTTATGCTGCTGGGGACAAAATTGATATCACAGGCGTTTCCGCTATTTTCAAAGATGTATATCAATTGAAACCTAGAAGCTTGAATGATTTTGTACCTGCTGAAGAGCAAGGTGGCGGCGAAGTGCCTTCCACTCCAGCTGCAGGAGCACCGGGTAAACCGGTGCTTTCTTCTGATAATGGATATACCACTGGCCTGTTCGAAGGTTCGTATAACGTAAGCATGAACCTCTGGTGGGGCGAAAACGGTTCCGAGTACAAACTGTATGAGAACGGCGTTCTGATCGATACACAGAAGTTGTCTGCGGCTTCACCATCGGCTCAGTCCTCCAAAACAGCTATTACAGGTAAAGCCAACGGTACGTATACCTACGTAGCCGAGCTGACCAATGACAAAGGCACAACACGCAGTGACGTGCTGACGGTACAAGTAACCAATGCTGCTCCAGGCAAAGCTACGTTGTCCCAAAACAACTGGGATGGTGACGGCAACTATAACGTATCCATGAACCTCTGGTGGGGTACAAACGCAACCGAATACCGTCTCTATGAGAATGATGTGTTGATTGATACACAAACTTTGAAAGCCGCTACACCTGCTTCTCAAAGTGCTACAACTGAATTGTCGGGACGCGCTAACGGAACGTATACGTACCGTGCTGAGCTGATCAACGCGGCAGGCGTAACCAGCACAGAGACGATTACGGTTCAAGTGACCAAAGCGTTGCCTTTGGCTAGCTAA
- a CDS encoding RNA polymerase sigma factor: MNSTQINDAYVNYKSEITRYLSHIVKQPQDAEDLAQDCFIRLMNVTVDIPEDRILYYLKRIARNLAMDSFRRRTRTLRRDSRLEVPTHHVDTSHLEISEGVHDLVSHINNTEHRKILELRLIHGYSIKETAELVNRSEGMIKSSVFHAVNRIRAKVIS; encoded by the coding sequence ATGAACAGCACACAAATTAATGATGCTTATGTCAACTATAAATCAGAAATCACAAGGTATCTATCCCATATCGTCAAACAACCGCAAGATGCAGAAGATCTGGCACAGGATTGTTTCATTCGACTAATGAACGTTACCGTGGATATCCCTGAAGATCGCATTCTCTATTATCTCAAACGCATTGCCCGTAACCTGGCGATGGACAGCTTCCGCAGGCGGACCCGTACACTCAGACGAGACAGTCGTCTAGAGGTGCCTACCCATCACGTCGATACATCCCACCTTGAAATTAGCGAGGGTGTTCATGATCTTGTCTCCCATATTAACAACACCGAACATCGTAAAATATTAGAACTTCGGCTCATCCATGGATACTCCATTAAGGAAACAGCAGAGCTGGTGAACCGTAGTGAAGGTATGATTAAATCCTCTGTCTTCCATGCCGTCAATCGAATTCGGGCCAAAGTCATCTCATAA
- a CDS encoding response regulator transcription factor encodes MRQKEILIIEDEESIRDILSYSLRKEGFEIKEAATGKEGLDLLRDSKPDLILLDLMLPDMSGFDVCRQLSVNSKIPVIMITAKSDMLDKVLGMELGADDYITKPFDIREVVARIRAIFRRIDLISETLENQSYEVVRLGKHIEIRKDEREVWKDGERAGLTNKEYDLLLFLVTHHRKVHTRSELLDKVWGFDFAGDTRTVDIHVQRIRKKLDSGVQGISMIETVFGVGYKLNIQVQT; translated from the coding sequence ATGAGACAAAAAGAGATTTTAATTATTGAGGACGAGGAGTCCATTCGCGATATTTTGTCCTATTCGTTACGTAAGGAAGGATTTGAGATCAAGGAAGCAGCTACGGGAAAAGAGGGCCTGGATCTGCTTCGGGATTCGAAGCCGGATCTGATCCTGCTGGATCTGATGCTTCCAGACATGAGTGGTTTTGATGTGTGCAGGCAACTATCCGTGAATTCCAAGATACCCGTCATCATGATTACCGCCAAGTCGGACATGCTGGACAAGGTGCTTGGCATGGAGCTTGGGGCGGATGATTATATCACGAAGCCTTTTGATATCCGTGAGGTGGTTGCGCGCATTCGGGCGATTTTTCGACGGATTGATCTGATCAGCGAGACACTGGAGAATCAGTCCTATGAGGTGGTAAGGCTAGGCAAGCATATTGAGATCCGCAAGGATGAACGGGAAGTGTGGAAAGACGGGGAACGGGCAGGACTCACGAATAAAGAATATGATCTGTTGTTATTTCTCGTGACCCATCATCGTAAGGTTCATACACGTTCTGAACTGCTGGATAAGGTATGGGGATTTGATTTTGCAGGGGATACCCGAACAGTGGACATTCATGTGCAACGGATTCGTAAGAAACTGGATAGTGGTGTGCAAGGTATTTCGATGATTGAAACGGTATTCGGTGTGGGGTACAAGCTGAATATTCAGGTACAGACATGA
- a CDS encoding sensor histidine kinase: protein MKWTIQFKMVVLFSVIVFIGFSVLLILSNKVAQENMYREVHEDMVQSKRNLDIALNQYFLIHNKRMSRDSLEAGSRELAEQIGSAVGGEITVYRPDASPYGSAGSKVNVAKRSDHPDVEEAIQSRIAYTTVVDKGRVTSSLSFPLQMDQQLIGIVQLEKDYTDLYKRNLRFQNTIKLFAAVIFVFVFIASIFISRKITQPIRVLTKRSAEVAHGSLNADIQITTKDEIGELASSFTVMIDRVREQIDVIERERDEVKQVQARSKVFFDNVTHELKTPLTTILGYAQILRDNGFTDQDFFDKGMNYIIKESQRLNTMVADILEVSVSSAVIQAYRFERIDISDIIREACEDMSIKASKYNIGIHYELEEHQYLQGDRDKLKEVFLNILDNSVKYSDVNSIIEVQSFRLGDSIAIVIRDQGEGIGAEALQHVFEPFYQDKGINRAEKGSAGLGLSIVKNIVERHGGTVEMKSIMREGTQVNISLPGEMNA from the coding sequence ATGAAGTGGACGATCCAGTTTAAAATGGTGGTGCTATTCTCGGTCATTGTATTTATCGGATTCTCCGTCCTGCTGATTCTGTCCAATAAGGTAGCCCAGGAGAATATGTACCGGGAAGTGCATGAGGATATGGTGCAATCCAAAAGAAATCTGGATATCGCGCTGAATCAGTACTTCTTGATTCATAATAAACGCATGAGCAGAGACTCGCTCGAAGCAGGAAGTCGCGAGCTCGCGGAGCAGATTGGATCAGCCGTTGGTGGGGAGATTACGGTATACCGTCCCGATGCTTCGCCCTACGGATCTGCTGGTAGCAAGGTTAACGTTGCTAAGCGCTCTGATCATCCTGATGTGGAGGAAGCCATACAATCCCGGATCGCTTATACCACAGTTGTGGATAAAGGTCGGGTCACCTCCAGTCTGTCCTTCCCGCTTCAGATGGATCAACAATTGATTGGAATTGTGCAGTTGGAGAAGGATTACACCGACTTGTACAAACGCAATCTCCGGTTCCAGAATACGATCAAGCTGTTTGCAGCGGTTATTTTTGTATTTGTATTTATCGCATCCATCTTTATTTCCCGGAAAATTACACAACCCATCCGTGTACTGACGAAACGTTCTGCGGAAGTGGCCCATGGAAGTTTGAATGCGGACATTCAGATTACAACCAAGGATGAAATCGGTGAATTGGCTTCAAGCTTCACCGTCATGATTGATCGGGTACGGGAGCAGATTGATGTGATTGAGCGAGAGCGGGACGAAGTGAAGCAAGTACAGGCGCGAAGCAAAGTTTTTTTTGATAATGTGACGCATGAATTGAAGACACCCTTAACGACGATTCTGGGATACGCCCAGATTTTACGGGATAACGGATTTACCGACCAGGACTTTTTCGACAAAGGCATGAATTATATCATCAAGGAAAGCCAGCGTCTTAACACGATGGTTGCGGATATTCTGGAGGTGTCGGTCTCTTCTGCGGTCATTCAGGCATACCGGTTCGAACGTATCGATATATCAGATATTATTCGTGAAGCTTGCGAGGACATGTCGATTAAGGCGAGCAAGTACAATATAGGCATCCACTATGAGTTGGAGGAACATCAGTATTTACAGGGAGATCGGGATAAGTTGAAGGAGGTCTTCCTCAACATCCTGGATAATTCGGTCAAGTACAGTGATGTGAACTCCATTATCGAAGTACAGTCCTTCCGGTTAGGTGATTCTATTGCTATTGTGATAAGAGATCAGGGGGAAGGAATCGGCGCTGAAGCGCTCCAGCATGTATTTGAACCCTTTTACCAGGATAAAGGAATCAACAGGGCCGAGAAAGGCAGTGCCGGACTGGGTTTGTCTATTGTGAAGAACATCGTTGAGCGTCATGGAGGAACTGTGGAGATGAAGAGCATCATGCGGGAAGGGACACAAGTGAATATCAGTCTTCCGGGGGAAATGAACGCATGA